The following are encoded together in the Sphingomicrobium clamense genome:
- a CDS encoding threonine aldolase family protein: protein MRFFSDNAAPACPAVMDALVAANRLDTAYDGDAWSQRMDAAFSDLFETQVTAIWVGTGTAANCLALAALCPPTGGILAHRYSHIEMDEAGAPGFYTHGAKIMLLDGDGAKIAPDAIDAAVGLVRKDVHQVQPAALSVTNATEYGLAYTPAEMAALGERAKAHDLGFHVDGARFANAVVSTGASPAELTWKAGVDALSFGFIKNGGMNAEALILFDKIHADNIRRMKKRAGHLSSKGRFAAAQILAMLENDVWLDNARAANAAATTLAEACGKERLVYPVEANELFVKMTADEAAAIRATGFDFYDWAPGEVRLVTSWDQDMDAVDKLAEAIRSL from the coding sequence ATGCGATTTTTCTCCGATAATGCGGCGCCCGCCTGCCCTGCCGTGATGGACGCGCTGGTCGCGGCCAACCGGCTCGATACGGCTTATGACGGCGATGCCTGGTCGCAGCGCATGGACGCAGCCTTTTCGGACCTGTTCGAAACGCAGGTCACCGCGATCTGGGTCGGGACGGGGACGGCTGCCAATTGCCTCGCACTCGCGGCGCTCTGCCCGCCGACCGGCGGCATACTCGCGCACCGCTATTCGCATATCGAGATGGACGAGGCAGGCGCGCCGGGCTTCTACACGCACGGCGCCAAGATCATGCTGCTCGACGGCGACGGCGCCAAGATCGCCCCCGACGCCATCGATGCAGCGGTCGGCCTGGTCCGCAAGGACGTGCACCAGGTCCAGCCCGCCGCGCTTTCGGTCACCAATGCTACCGAATATGGACTGGCCTATACACCCGCCGAAATGGCCGCGCTGGGTGAGCGCGCGAAAGCGCACGATCTCGGCTTCCACGTCGACGGCGCGCGATTTGCCAATGCGGTCGTCTCGACCGGTGCCAGCCCCGCCGAACTGACCTGGAAAGCCGGCGTCGACGCACTTAGCTTCGGCTTCATCAAGAATGGCGGGATGAATGCCGAAGCGCTGATCCTGTTCGACAAGATCCATGCCGACAATATCCGGCGGATGAAGAAGCGGGCGGGGCACCTCTCATCCAAGGGTCGCTTCGCCGCCGCGCAGATCCTCGCCATGCTCGAAAATGACGTCTGGCTCGACAACGCACGGGCGGCGAACGCTGCCGCGACGACACTGGCCGAGGCCTGCGGGAAAGAGCGTCTCGTCTATCCCGTCGAGGCCAACGAGCTGTTCGTCAAAATGACGGCCGACGAAGCAGCCGCGATCCGCGCCACGGGCTTCGACTTTTACGACTGGGCGCCCGGCGAGGTCCGGCTCGTGACCAGCTGGGATCAAGACATGGACGCGGTCGACAAGCTTGCCGAGGCGATCCGCAGCCTATGA
- a CDS encoding DMT family transporter, with translation MTLDRETLTKVVIPFIIFTAIWGSTWIVIRDQLHEVPAQWSVAYRFMIATVGMALVTRWHGHSLRPGPGFLPVAAVVGISQFVINFNGVYLAERYITSGLVATVFALLMVPNALLAWAWLGHKPTGRFLAASLVAIGGIALLFLHELRQNPTVDMSILWLGIGWTVVGLLGAAISNVFQAREEAKKHSLFAILTWAMGFGALVDAIIAYAMTGAPVIETRPGYWIGMVYLALFASVLCFSLYYPVVRRIGPGKAAYSSAIVPIIAMALSTLFEGFVWTPLSIGGALFALLGTLLAMQARAGRAKVPNPDAA, from the coding sequence ATGACGCTCGACCGCGAGACGCTGACCAAGGTCGTCATTCCCTTCATCATCTTCACCGCCATCTGGGGTTCGACCTGGATCGTCATCCGCGACCAGTTGCACGAAGTTCCCGCCCAATGGTCGGTCGCCTACCGCTTCATGATCGCGACGGTCGGCATGGCGCTGGTCACCAGATGGCACGGCCACAGCCTCAGACCCGGCCCGGGCTTCCTTCCCGTCGCGGCGGTGGTGGGGATCAGCCAGTTCGTCATCAACTTCAACGGCGTCTACCTTGCGGAGCGCTACATCACGTCGGGACTGGTCGCGACCGTCTTTGCGCTCCTGATGGTGCCCAACGCGCTCCTTGCCTGGGCCTGGTTGGGGCATAAGCCCACCGGCCGCTTCCTCGCCGCCAGCCTCGTCGCCATTGGCGGTATTGCCCTCCTATTTCTCCACGAGCTTCGCCAGAACCCCACGGTCGACATGTCGATCCTCTGGCTCGGCATCGGCTGGACCGTGGTGGGCCTGCTGGGCGCGGCGATCAGCAACGTGTTCCAGGCGCGCGAGGAGGCGAAGAAGCACTCACTTTTCGCGATCCTGACCTGGGCAATGGGCTTCGGCGCGCTGGTCGACGCGATCATTGCTTACGCGATGACTGGAGCTCCCGTGATCGAGACCCGGCCGGGCTACTGGATCGGCATGGTGTATCTCGCGCTGTTCGCCTCGGTGCTGTGCTTCTCGCTCTATTATCCGGTCGTCCGGCGCATCGGCCCGGGCAAGGCCGCCTATTCTTCCGCCATCGTGCCGATCATCGCGATGGCACTCTCGACCCTGTTCGAGGGTTTCGTATGGACACCATTGTCGATCGGGGGTGCGCTGTTCGCGCTCCTCGGGACGTTGCTTGCAATGCAGGCACGCGCAGGACGCGCAAAGGTCCCCAACCCCGACGCCGCCTGA